The following proteins are encoded in a genomic region of Cryptomeria japonica chromosome 11, Sugi_1.0, whole genome shotgun sequence:
- the LOC131043466 gene encoding putative Myb family transcription factor At1g14600 translates to MENEEGRDILIFGKRIRVGGENNGSFSHENGNEKGEKRKYIKSLMPRILWTSDLHDSFLRAVQQLGGPNKASPKQLVELMGVEGLTHPQVESHLQGYRCKLQKPTYKLPQSNAALVAVKDCKIDDFDFDLRTCRLIVLKKLLL, encoded by the exons ATGGAGAATGAAGAAGGAAGAGACATTCTTATTTTTGGTAAAAGGATTCGAGTAGGAGGAGAGAACAATGGGTCTTTTTCTCATGAGAATGGAAATGAGAaaggagaaaagaggaagtacattAAATCTTTAATGCCCAGGATTCTTTGGACCTCTGATTTGCATGATAGTTTTCTTCGTGCAGTGCAACAACTTGGAGGTCCCAACA AAGCATCCCCCAAACAACTTGTAGAGCTCATGGGTGTTGAAGGGCTTACCCACCCTCAAGTGGAAAGCCATCTACAG GGATATAGATGTAAACTTCAAAAGCCAACATACAAGCTTCCTCAATCAAATGCAG CTTTAGTGGCTGTAAAGGACTGCaaaattgatgattttgattttgatttgagaaCTTGTAGGTTAATCGTACTGAAAAAACTCTTATTATAA